The sequence CTCCTCGCCACGAGTAGATCGACTGCGCGTCATCCCCCACCGCCATCAGGCTGTTCGCATCCCCGGCCAGCAGGTCGATCATGCGGCTCTGCACCGAGTTCGTGTCCTGGTACTCGTCCACCAGGATGTGGCGGAACTTCCCGCGGTAGAGGTCGAGCACGTCCGGGCGGCTCTCGAAGAGCTTCACGGTGAGGACCAGCAGGTCGTCGAAGTCCATCGAGTTCGTCTCGCGCTTCTTCTTCGCGTAGCCGGCGCGGACCTGGTCGATTTGCTCCAGCCAGTCGTCGAAGTAGGGATAGCGGGTCGCCAGCACGTCCTCCAGCGATTCGCCGGTGTTCTCGATCAGGCTGAAAATGGTGGCCAGCACGTCCGCCTTCGGAAACCGGCGCGACTTCGTGTCGATGTCACAGGCGGCCACCACCGCGGCCAGCAGCGATTTCTGGTCGTCGCGGTCGAGGATGGAAAAGGAACGGGTAAACCCGAGATCGTCGGCATGGCGGCGCAGGATCCGGTTTCCGATCGAGTGGAAGGTGCCCGCCCACAGGTCCGAGGTATCGGTGGTGACCAGTTCCTGGACGCGGCCGATCATTTCGCGGGCGGCCTTGTTGGTGAAGGTCAGCAGCAGGATGTTCCGGGATTCCACGTCATGGTCCAGCAGCCACGCCACCCGGTAGGTCAGCGTGCGGGTCTTCCCGGAGCCCGCCCCGGCGATCACCAGCGCCCGGCCGGGCGGCGAGGACACGGCGGCGTATTGCTCGCCATTCAGCTCGGCGGCATAGTCGATCCCGGACCGCGGGGCGGTCTGTCGCCGGTGGAGGGTGTATTCGCGCGCCATGTGTCCCCGCCACGATGCCGCATGCCCCGGGGCGATCAAGCGCCGAGACGCCCCGCCCCGACCACGATGCGCCTTGCCTACCCGCGGCCCGGTGTAGTTTAACGGACAAACCCGAAGGCGGAAAACCCCAAGATTCTCCAGACCCGGCAAGAATCCGCCCGACCCACCGTTGAAAGCCCCCGTGATCGCCCCCGCCCAACCTGCACCCGCCAAACGGGTCTTGTTTGTCACCGACTTCTACCAGGAAGAGGTCCTCGACGGCATCGTGGACCACGCCGGTCCGGCGGGCTGGGAGCTGATCGCGAACATGCGCTTCCACGGCATGTTTCCCGGGGAAACGGAGGCCGACGGCATCCTCGCCGTGGCCATCGGGAACCGGGTCCGTGAATGGCTCCAGGACTGGGAAGGCACGCCAGTGGTCAACATCGGCTCTCCCTACGCCGGGTTGGCCGGCCCCTCGGTGGACACAGACTACATCGAGGCCGCCCGCACCGGGGCACGCCACCTCATGGAACTGGGCCACACCAGCTTCGCCTTCTATTCGCTCACCGATTTCTACGAATCCCAGCGGATGTTCGATGCCTACGAAGCCGAACTGGCCAAGGCCAACCTCCGCGCGGCCCACGTGAACTTCGCCGCCATCCACGGCCCCCGGGCCATCGACATCCCGCGCGAGGAACGCCTGCGCTGGCTGGCCGGGCGGCTTTCCGCCCTCAAAAAACCGCTGGCCATCATGAGCGACGACGACCGCCGCAGCCTGGAACTGGTCGCCGCCTGCGACATCGCCGGGCTGCGGGTGCCGGAGGACGTCGCCATCCTCGGCTGCGAGAACCGTTCGGTGGAATGCCGCATGTCCCCCGTCCCGCTGTCCTCCGTGGACATGAACTGGCGCGGCGTGGGACGCGAGGCCGCCGTCATGCTGGAGGCGATGATGGCCGGGGAATCCCCCGCCACCCCGCACCTGCGGATGCCCACCCGCGGCGTGGTCGCACGGGCTTCCACCGCCACTTTCGTGACCGAGTCCGCCGGCATCACCCGGGCGATCCTCCACATCCGCGAGAACTATCCGCAGCCGATCAAGATGACCGATCTGGCGCGGATGGCGGGCATGGCCGAGCGCCAGTTCCGCATCGACTTCAAACGCCTGGTGGGGCGCAGCCCGCGCTCGGAGATCCAGCGCGCCCGGCTGGCCCGGGCATGCAGCCTTCTCCGCGACACCGATCTCAAGCTCGATGCCATCGCCATGGAAAGCGGCCTCGGCACCGCGCAGAAGCTCTGCGAGATCTTCGCCGAGATCCACAACGTGACCCCGGTGGGCTGGCGGCAGCAGGCCCGGAACGTTTGAAAAGAAAAACCCGTGGCCGGAGCGCATCCTCCAGCCACGGGCCGCGGTCCACTCAGGGCACCGTCAGTTTCAGGCGCGCAAACAAGCCCGATGAGGGCGCCAGAGAACGGGGTAGGGTCACCGTCACCACCGCGGGCGAGGTGCTGTTGTTCGTCGAGACACTGACTCCATTCGTGCCATCGACGGCGGCCGTCCAGGTGACCAAATCCGAGCTATACTGGACACCCGGCTGGTAGCCGCTGGAGTCGGCGGAAAGGAGGAAGGTGAACACCACGGTCGTCGGGTTGACCACGCTTGTCGGCAGCAGGGCACGATCGCCGGACACCGACGGGTTTCCTCCGATCACAAACTCGATGCCGTTCGAGATACCGTCGTGGTCGTCATCCGCATCGGCCGCGCCCACGCCATGAGCCAAGGCCCAGGTCGCATAGGCTCCGGAAGCGGCCACCATCAGGCGTCCGGAACCGGCGAAATGCGCGTCATCGATGAAGGTCGCGCCGGACCCGGTGGCCCCGTAGGTTCCCGGGGCCTTGGTCACGCCATCGATCACCAGCGAGCCGACGGTATCGGTCTGGCCGTGGGTCAGGCCCAGTTTCGCAGCGGCGGCGATCGTCACCACCGAGCTGTTGTCCAAGGTGGCCTCCCCCAGGGAGAGGGTGCCATCGCTGACGGTGGTGTTGCCCGTGTAGGACGGATGGGCCACGGTCGCGGTGTTCGCGCCGGTCTTGGTCAACGATGCGGTGCCGGTCACGGAGCCCGTGACCACCAGGGCCTGGTTGGCCGCCTCGAAGGTGACCTCTCCAGCCAAGGAGATCGCGCCGGTCCACGTGCCGACACCGCCGTTGTTTTCCACGTACAAAGTACCTCCCGATTCGATCGTCACCGGTGTGGCGATCGTGCGCGTGCCATAGGTGCCGAGGCGGGCGCCGTTTCTCACCAGCACATCGCCGGTGAGCCCGCCGAGGGAGTTGTCGGTGCTCTCCGCCCACACGCGGCCGCTCGCCACCACGTAGTGG comes from Luteolibacter sp. LG18 and encodes:
- a CDS encoding substrate-binding domain-containing protein — protein: MIAPAQPAPAKRVLFVTDFYQEEVLDGIVDHAGPAGWELIANMRFHGMFPGETEADGILAVAIGNRVREWLQDWEGTPVVNIGSPYAGLAGPSVDTDYIEAARTGARHLMELGHTSFAFYSLTDFYESQRMFDAYEAELAKANLRAAHVNFAAIHGPRAIDIPREERLRWLAGRLSALKKPLAIMSDDDRRSLELVAACDIAGLRVPEDVAILGCENRSVECRMSPVPLSSVDMNWRGVGREAAVMLEAMMAGESPATPHLRMPTRGVVARASTATFVTESAGITRAILHIRENYPQPIKMTDLARMAGMAERQFRIDFKRLVGRSPRSEIQRARLARACSLLRDTDLKLDAIAMESGLGTAQKLCEIFAEIHNVTPVGWRQQARNV